Below is a genomic region from Gloeocapsa sp. PCC 73106.
CCTAGAGCGGAGAGACCACCTCCGGTAAAGATGTCAAGGAAACCTAAACCTGGTACAGTTTGAATCGCTTCGGCAAATTTAAGGCGATCAATACCAGGAATAGGAATAAAAATGCCAAGACGAACTAAAATGAGCAGAGCAATAGTAATGAGCAAACGGCTGCGCAGACCTGCGGCTTGTGCCATTTGCATAAAAGTTTCTTGAGCGGTGGGATTTTTATCTCGACTAACGACCATCAGTAGTTTCCTCTACAGATTCTGGTTCAATTCTAACTTGAGAACGCTCGAGAATCTGACAACTGCCGCCTGAGGCTTCGATTTTTTCTTTAGCTTTAGCGGTAAAAGCTGCCGCTTGCACTTGCAGAGGTACGTTTAACTCTCCATCTCCGAGAAGTTTCAACGGACCATTGTTACCAGTAACAATACGCTGTTCTAGTAAAAATTCCAAATTAACCAGGGTATTGGGGCTCAAGCTGGCGAGTCTACCCACATTCAAGGTTGTATAACACTTAGGGTTAACTAGAGGAAAGTGCTTCAGTTTAGGAATACGGCGGTACAGAGGGGTCTGTCCTCCTTCAAAACCGGCTCTAGTTCCGGTACCGGCACGAGAGTTTTGTCCCCGCATACCGAAACCACAGCTTGCGCCTTGTCCGGCGGAGATACCTCTACCGAGACGGCGAGGGCGTTTTTGAGAGCCTTTTTTAGGACCAATAGCGTTCAAGCGCATAATTATTTCTCCTAGGAATAGATTTGGCTGATGGGAATCCCTCTTTCTTCGGCGGCTTCAGAAAAAGTGCGAATTTGTTCGAGGGCGTCGATAGCGGCTCTAGCGTTATTTAAAGGGTTATTAGAGCCCAGTTGTTTAGCGAGAATATTTTTCACGCCTGCTAATTCTAAAACGGTTCTGACGGCGCCCCCGGCGATTACACCGGTACCCGGAGCTGCTGGGCGAACGAGGACTTTAGCGCCTCCAGATATACCTTGAGAGATATGACTAATGGAATTATATTTAGTCAGAGGAATTTCGATTAATTTTTTGCGTCCATCGGCTACGCCTTTGCGTACGGCGCCGATTACGTCTCCGGCCTTACCTACACCTACGCCGACTTGACCTTTTTCGTTACCGACTACGACTACGGCGCGGAAGCTCAATTTTTTACCGCCTTTAACTACTTTACTGACGCGACGAATTTGGATCACGCGTTCTTGTAGAGTTATTTCTTTTTCTTTTTTGCTGCTGGGATTACGACGCTTTGCCATGTTTAAGTTCCTCAATTAGAATTGTAAGCCTGCTTCACGAGCAGCTTCAGCTAGAGCGCGAACACGACCGTGATAGAGATTACCGCCTCGGTCAAAAACCACTTGTTGAATGCCTTTTTCGAGGGCTTTTTGAGCCACTAATTTACCTACCGCGGCGGATGCTTCGCAGTTACTGCCGTAGGACATTTGCTCTTTCAAAGCTGGGTCAAGGCTGGAAGCGGCTACTAAGGTATGTTGGGCTACATCATCGATGACTTGAGCGTAGATGTGCAGATTGGAGCGAAAAACAGCCAGGCGTGGACGTTGGGGAGTTCCACTGACTTTTTTGCGAATACGTCGATGGCGACGAAGTGTTTGTTCTCTTCGAGATAATTTCATAATTATTTCTTACTGGTTTTACCTGCTTTACGTCTGACGGACTCGCCTTTGTAGCGAATTCCTTTGCCTTTATATACTTCAGGAGGGCGTACGGCGCGAATGGTTGCAGCTATATTACCCACGAGTTCTTTATCGATGCCGTCGATGACTATTTCTGTATTTTTTTCTTCTACGGCTACTTTAATACCTGGGGGCATGGTCATTTCTACTGGTTTGCTGTAACCAACGTTTAGGGTTAGTTGACTACCTTGAGCTTGAGCACGATAACCAACGCCTTGGATTTGTAGACGTTTTTGAAAACCATTAGCTACTCCCTCTACCATATTGGCGACGAGGGTACGTACTAATCCGTGGCGTTCCCTTGCTGTACGAGAGGCGTTTTCTGGTACTACTTTTAGGGTCTCTCCTTCATGTTCGACTCTAACTCCTGCGGGTATGATCCGCTCGAGAGTACCTTTACTACCTTTAACTGCGATGTGTTGTCCGTTGATTTCCACTGTTACTTTTTGAGGTAGGGAAATTGGACGTTTACCTATACGAGACATAAGTTTTTACTCCTCGATGTATGAGTTGGTTTACCAAACATAACAGAGAATTTCACCGCCGATGCCTTGACGTCGGGCTTCCCTGTCTGTCATGATGCCTTGGGAAGTGGAGATAATGGCGATACCGATACCACCGAGTACTCTGGGCATTTCTTTGCGGTTGGTGTAAACGCGTAGACCCGGTTTACTGACTCTTTTTAAGGTTCTGATGATGGGTCTACCCGCTTTACCTTTGTAGCGTAAAGATATAACTAATTGTCTTTTGATGCCTTCTCCGATTTCTTGAAAATCTTCGATGAAGCCTTCTTCTTTAAGAACTCTAGCAATGTTACGGGTCATTCTGGTAGTGGGTACGTGAGTACTGCTTTGTCTGACCAAGCAAGCATTGCGAATACGAGTCAACATATCCGAAATTGTGTCATTGGTTGCCATTATTGCTTTTTTCTCTCCTAGAACGAGCGAAGATTTAATTGTTGCGGAAGGGCATACCCATGGCTGTGAGTAAGGCGCGCCCTTCTTCGTCGGTGTTGGCTGTAGTGATGATGGATACGTCCATGCCGCGTATCTGGTCGATAGTGTCGTATTCGATTTCCGGGAAGATCAGTTGTTCTTTGACGCCTAGGCTATAGTTACCGTGTCCATCGAAGCTTTTGGGGCTAATACCGCGGAAGTCGCGAATACGAGGCAAGGCGAGGTTGATCAATCGCTCTAAAAAGGAGTACATTTTATCTGAGCGCAAGGTAACCATTACGCCTACGGGCATACCTTTACGAATTTTGAAGCCAGCGATCGCTTTTTTGGCACGGGTGACTACGGGTTTTTGTCCGGTGATGATGGATAGTTCTTTGAGGGATGATTCTAGAGCTTTGGCGTTTTGAGACGCTTCGCCTAATCCTCTATTAACGGTAACTTTGATGACTTTAGGAACTTCATGGATGTTGCTATAACCGAATTGTTCCTTGAGTTTGGGAACGATGAGACTTTTGTATTGCTCTTGGAGTTGAGTTGTCATAGTAATTGAGTTATCCTGGGCTTGGTCAGGAAAATTAAGGTTGAATGGCAATTTTAGTCGATAATTTCGCCGGTTTTTTTGAGTTTGCGCACTTTGCGCCCGTCTTCGGTGAAGGTACAGCAGCTACGACTGGCTACTTTTTCTTTTTCGGAGTAAAGCATGACTTTAGAGCTATGAATCGGTCCTTCATAAGTAGTAATTTGACCTGATTCTCCCTCTTGTCTAGGTTTAACGTGCTTGGTTTTAACGTTAACTCCTTGAACGATGACGGTGCTGGTTTCGGGAAAGGATTTGAGGATTTCTCCTACTTTGCCTTTATCTTTGCCGGAGATCACTT
It encodes:
- the rplX gene encoding 50S ribosomal protein L24, whose protein sequence is MAKKPTPRFQKMHVKKGDTVQVISGKDKGKVGEILKSFPETSTVIVQGVNVKTKHVKPRQEGESGQITTYEGPIHSSKVMLYSEKEKVASRSCCTFTEDGRKVRKLKKTGEIID
- the rplO gene encoding 50S ribosomal protein L15 — encoded protein: MRLNAIGPKKGSQKRPRRLGRGISAGQGASCGFGMRGQNSRAGTGTRAGFEGGQTPLYRRIPKLKHFPLVNPKCYTTLNVGRLASLSPNTLVNLEFLLEQRIVTGNNGPLKLLGDGELNVPLQVQAAAFTAKAKEKIEASGGSCQILERSQVRIEPESVEETTDGR
- the rplE gene encoding 50S ribosomal protein L5; translation: MTTQLQEQYKSLIVPKLKEQFGYSNIHEVPKVIKVTVNRGLGEASQNAKALESSLKELSIITGQKPVVTRAKKAIAGFKIRKGMPVGVMVTLRSDKMYSFLERLINLALPRIRDFRGISPKSFDGHGNYSLGVKEQLIFPEIEYDTIDQIRGMDVSIITTANTDEEGRALLTAMGMPFRNN
- the rplF gene encoding 50S ribosomal protein L6, which translates into the protein MSRIGKRPISLPQKVTVEINGQHIAVKGSKGTLERIIPAGVRVEHEGETLKVVPENASRTARERHGLVRTLVANMVEGVANGFQKRLQIQGVGYRAQAQGSQLTLNVGYSKPVEMTMPPGIKVAVEEKNTEIVIDGIDKELVGNIAATIRAVRPPEVYKGKGIRYKGESVRRKAGKTSKK
- the rpsE gene encoding 30S ribosomal protein S5; this translates as MAKRRNPSSKKEKEITLQERVIQIRRVSKVVKGGKKLSFRAVVVVGNEKGQVGVGVGKAGDVIGAVRKGVADGRKKLIEIPLTKYNSISHISQGISGGAKVLVRPAAPGTGVIAGGAVRTVLELAGVKNILAKQLGSNNPLNNARAAIDALEQIRTFSEAAEERGIPISQIYS
- the rplR gene encoding 50S ribosomal protein L18, yielding MKLSRREQTLRRHRRIRKKVSGTPQRPRLAVFRSNLHIYAQVIDDVAQHTLVAASSLDPALKEQMSYGSNCEASAAVGKLVAQKALEKGIQQVVFDRGGNLYHGRVRALAEAAREAGLQF
- the rpsH gene encoding 30S ribosomal protein S8, producing the protein MATNDTISDMLTRIRNACLVRQSSTHVPTTRMTRNIARVLKEEGFIEDFQEIGEGIKRQLVISLRYKGKAGRPIIRTLKRVSKPGLRVYTNRKEMPRVLGGIGIAIISTSQGIMTDREARRQGIGGEILCYVW